One window of Cryobacterium arcticum genomic DNA carries:
- a CDS encoding DinB family protein produces the protein MPITPDTKDWTWVLERPCPECGFSAAALAFDDIPALVRQNAAAWAPVLERPDVAVRPDDTTWSALEYAAHVRDVFRIFDLRLGLILAEDDPLFANWDQDATAEAERYNEQDPRTVAVELAAAAASVADAFAAVPAADRERTGRRSDGARFTVTTLAQYFVHDPTHHLHDVG, from the coding sequence ATGCCGATCACACCCGACACCAAAGACTGGACCTGGGTGCTCGAGCGCCCCTGCCCCGAGTGCGGATTCTCCGCCGCAGCTCTCGCCTTCGACGACATTCCCGCTCTGGTGCGGCAGAACGCGGCCGCCTGGGCGCCGGTTCTCGAGCGGCCGGATGTCGCGGTACGGCCCGACGACACGACGTGGTCGGCGCTGGAGTACGCGGCCCACGTGCGCGACGTGTTCCGCATCTTCGACCTGCGACTGGGCCTGATCCTCGCCGAGGACGACCCCCTGTTCGCCAACTGGGACCAGGACGCCACGGCCGAGGCCGAGCGCTACAACGAGCAGGACCCGCGCACCGTGGCGGTGGAGCTGGCCGCCGCCGCGGCATCCGTCGCCGACGCCTTCGCCGCGGTGCCGGCCGCCGACCGTGAACGCACGGGGCGGCGCAGCGACGGCGCCCGGTTCACCGTGACCACGCTGGCCCAGTACTTCGTGCACGACCCGACCCACCACCTCCACGACGTCGGCTGA
- the mtnN gene encoding 5'-methylthioadenosine/S-adenosylhomocysteine nucleosidase, with protein sequence MSIERSVSIDAIILVAMEEEAAPFLAAASAADDPLTIGNARQHRLTLAGREVLLVQSGIGLVNAAGAATAAILSARATAPAAAPLVISAGSAGGVAVHVRVGEVVIGSDYLNSGADARAFGYLLGQVPGMPASYPGTAGALTAAESPVQMPDGSAIVVHRGTMVSSDTFVGGDIVDRVRAEFPGVLATDMESVAIAQTAHVHGVPFLAVRGISDLCGPVAGSDFLTHVDDAADRSAVVVLEILRRLPD encoded by the coding sequence ATGAGCATCGAGCGCAGCGTGAGCATTGACGCGATCATCCTGGTGGCGATGGAGGAGGAAGCAGCCCCGTTCCTCGCCGCCGCCTCCGCCGCGGACGACCCCCTGACCATCGGCAACGCCCGCCAGCACCGCCTCACGCTGGCCGGCCGCGAGGTGCTCCTGGTGCAGAGCGGCATCGGCTTGGTCAACGCGGCCGGCGCGGCGACCGCGGCGATCCTTTCCGCGCGGGCCACCGCGCCCGCCGCCGCGCCGCTGGTGATCAGCGCGGGCTCGGCCGGCGGGGTGGCCGTGCATGTGCGGGTAGGCGAGGTCGTCATCGGCAGCGACTACCTCAACAGCGGGGCGGATGCCCGGGCCTTCGGCTACCTGCTCGGCCAGGTGCCCGGCATGCCCGCCAGCTACCCGGGCACGGCGGGCGCACTCACCGCGGCCGAATCCCCGGTGCAGATGCCCGACGGGTCGGCCATCGTGGTGCACCGGGGGACCATGGTCTCCAGCGACACCTTCGTCGGCGGCGACATCGTGGACCGTGTCCGCGCCGAGTTCCCCGGGGTGCTGGCCACCGACATGGAATCCGTCGCGATCGCCCAGACCGCCCACGTGCACGGGGTGCCGTTCCTGGCCGTTCGGGGCATCTCCGACCTGTGCGGGCCCGTGGCCGGCTCCGACTTCCTCACCCACGTCGACGACGCGGCCGACCGCTCCGCCGTGGTGGTGCTGGAGATCCTGCGCCGGCTCCCGGACTGA
- a CDS encoding DUF4287 domain-containing protein, which produces MTSQAYLDTIKAKTGLGPDDFRAAAAAKGLLGPDVKTARIVAWLKEDYGLGTGHAMALVSALGQVPGQRLPVEEKINAQFSGAKAHWRATYDALLAHARQIGEVNLAPTNSYISLLRGTKKFAIVQVTAGRLDLGLKLPGVNGADALEASGSWNSMVTHRVRLADPAELTDDVLAWLRRAYDAA; this is translated from the coding sequence ATGACCTCCCAGGCGTACCTGGACACGATCAAGGCCAAGACCGGTCTCGGCCCCGACGACTTCCGCGCCGCGGCGGCGGCCAAGGGTCTGTTGGGCCCCGACGTGAAGACCGCCCGGATCGTGGCGTGGCTCAAGGAGGACTACGGCCTCGGCACCGGCCATGCCATGGCTCTGGTGTCGGCGCTGGGCCAGGTTCCCGGCCAGCGCCTGCCCGTGGAGGAGAAGATCAACGCCCAGTTCAGCGGCGCCAAGGCGCACTGGCGTGCCACCTACGACGCCCTGCTCGCCCACGCCCGGCAGATCGGCGAGGTGAACCTCGCCCCAACCAACAGCTACATCAGCCTGCTCAGGGGAACGAAGAAGTTCGCCATCGTGCAGGTCACCGCCGGCCGGCTCGACCTGGGCCTGAAGCTGCCCGGCGTCAACGGTGCCGATGCGCTGGAGGCATCCGGCAGTTGGAACAGTATGGTCACCCACCGGGTGCGCCTGGCCGACCCGGCCGAGCTCACCGACGACGTGCTCGCCTGGCTGCGCCGCGCCTACGACGCGGCCTGA
- a CDS encoding HAD family hydrolase: protein MTSPHSPLTPAETRDRVLSARGVLFDLDGVLTPTAEVHMSAWSRLFTPFLAGHDVKPYTDADYFAYIDGKPRYDGVRSLLASRGLSLPDGQPTDAPEQETVCGLGNRKNKAFNETLAEDGVSPYPGSLRFLDAVVAAGLEVAVVTSSLNGEMVLTAAGLRDRFEIVVDGVRARAENLAGKPAPDTYAFAAGLLGLTAAECVVVEDAESGIQSGRAGDFGLVLGVDRGVGPQVLLEAGADTVVADLSELLPLIGSTIPSTGSGVHV, encoded by the coding sequence TTGACTTCCCCCCACTCCCCCCTTACGCCCGCTGAGACCCGCGACCGGGTTCTCAGCGCGCGCGGCGTCTTGTTCGACCTCGACGGCGTGCTCACTCCCACGGCCGAGGTGCACATGAGCGCCTGGTCGCGGTTGTTCACGCCGTTCCTCGCCGGACACGACGTGAAGCCGTACACCGACGCCGATTACTTCGCCTACATCGACGGCAAACCCCGGTACGACGGCGTCCGGTCCCTTCTCGCATCGCGCGGGCTGTCACTGCCCGACGGCCAGCCCACGGATGCGCCGGAGCAGGAGACCGTCTGCGGGCTCGGCAACCGCAAGAACAAGGCCTTCAACGAGACCCTCGCCGAAGACGGCGTGAGCCCGTACCCCGGCTCGCTGCGGTTCCTCGACGCCGTCGTCGCGGCGGGCCTCGAGGTCGCCGTGGTCACCAGTTCACTGAACGGTGAGATGGTGCTCACCGCCGCGGGACTCCGCGACCGGTTCGAGATCGTCGTCGACGGTGTGCGCGCCCGCGCCGAGAACCTCGCCGGCAAGCCAGCCCCCGACACGTATGCGTTCGCCGCCGGGCTGCTCGGCCTCACGGCGGCCGAGTGCGTCGTCGTCGAGGACGCCGAATCCGGCATCCAGTCCGGCCGGGCCGGTGACTTCGGCCTGGTCCTCGGCGTCGACCGCGGCGTCGGCCCCCAGGTGCTGCTCGAGGCCGGAGCCGACACCGTCGTCGCCGACCTGTCCGAGTTGCTGCCGTTGATCGGCAGCACGATCCCCTCGACCGGAAGCGGAGTCCACGTATGA
- a CDS encoding MDR family MFS transporter, protein MTDSSVATSTAPTSTSPVGTGNAPDAAGTKLVISLLLVSAFVVILNETIMGVALPHLMKDLNITASAAQWLTTAFMLTMAVVIPITGFLLQRFNTRPVFLAAMTLFSTGTLIAAIAPGFEVLIVGRVVQAMGTAIMMPLLMTTVMTLVAPAARGKTMGNISIVISVAPAIGPTISGLILSVLDWRWMFILVLPIALGSLALGAARIKNVTTPTKVPLDVVSVILSAFGFGGLVYGLSNLGESATGSASAGLIPLGIGLVAIALFVWRQVALQRTDRALLDLRTFTSRTFTFAIVMLAVSMMALFGTLILLPIYMQTVLGLDALTTGLLLLPGGLTMGLLAPFVGRFYDRFGPTVLLVPGSIIVSGAFWFLTMLTASTPFWYVLVAHVALSFGLAFLFTPLFTSGLASLKPKLYSHGSAVVGTAQQLAGAAGTALFVTVMSSTAATQIANGAGEVAATAAGTQSAFLYGAIISLFAIPLAFFIRKPAVSVSDPHAPAPMAH, encoded by the coding sequence ATGACCGACTCCAGTGTCGCCACCAGCACCGCCCCCACCAGCACATCTCCCGTCGGCACCGGCAATGCCCCGGATGCCGCGGGCACCAAGCTCGTCATCTCGCTGCTGCTGGTGTCAGCCTTCGTGGTCATCCTCAACGAGACCATCATGGGTGTGGCGCTGCCGCACCTCATGAAGGATCTCAACATCACGGCCAGCGCGGCCCAGTGGCTGACCACCGCGTTCATGCTGACGATGGCCGTCGTCATCCCCATCACGGGCTTCCTGCTGCAGCGGTTCAACACCCGTCCGGTGTTCCTCGCCGCGATGACCCTGTTCAGCACCGGCACCCTCATCGCCGCGATCGCCCCGGGCTTCGAGGTGCTCATCGTGGGCCGCGTGGTGCAGGCCATGGGCACCGCGATCATGATGCCGCTGCTGATGACCACCGTGATGACCCTGGTGGCGCCCGCCGCCCGCGGAAAGACCATGGGCAACATCTCCATCGTCATCTCGGTCGCCCCGGCCATCGGCCCCACCATCTCCGGCCTGATCCTCAGCGTGCTCGACTGGCGCTGGATGTTCATCCTCGTACTGCCCATCGCGCTCGGCTCGCTTGCCCTCGGCGCTGCCCGCATCAAGAACGTGACCACTCCCACCAAGGTGCCGCTCGACGTGGTCTCGGTGATCCTCTCCGCGTTCGGTTTCGGCGGCCTGGTCTACGGGCTGAGCAACCTCGGCGAATCCGCCACCGGCAGTGCATCGGCCGGCCTGATACCGCTGGGCATCGGCCTCGTGGCGATCGCCCTGTTCGTCTGGCGCCAGGTCGCCCTGCAGCGTACCGACCGGGCCCTGCTCGACCTGCGCACCTTCACGTCGCGCACCTTCACCTTTGCCATCGTCATGCTCGCGGTGAGCATGATGGCCCTGTTCGGCACGCTCATCCTGCTGCCCATCTACATGCAGACCGTGCTGGGCCTGGATGCGCTCACCACCGGCCTGCTGCTGCTTCCTGGCGGTCTCACCATGGGCTTGCTCGCCCCCTTCGTCGGCCGGTTCTACGACCGCTTCGGCCCCACCGTGCTCCTGGTCCCGGGATCGATCATCGTCAGCGGCGCGTTCTGGTTCCTCACCATGCTCACCGCGAGCACCCCGTTCTGGTACGTGCTCGTGGCCCACGTGGCGCTGAGCTTCGGCCTGGCGTTCCTGTTCACCCCGCTGTTCACCTCCGGGCTGGCCTCGCTCAAGCCCAAGCTGTACTCCCACGGCAGCGCCGTCGTCGGCACCGCCCAGCAGCTGGCCGGCGCGGCCGGAACGGCCCTGTTCGTCACCGTGATGTCCTCGACGGCGGCAACCCAGATCGCCAACGGGGCCGGCGAGGTCGCCGCCACCGCGGCGGGCACCCAGAGCGCGTTCCTCTACGGCGCGATCATCTCGCTCTTCGCGATTCCGCTGGCCTTCTTCATCCGCAAGCCGGCCGTATCGGTCAGCGACCCGCACGCGCCCGCCCCGATGGCGCACTGA
- a CDS encoding PRD domain-containing protein → MTTDRSVARTPAPAPGAVVHKVLNNNVVISIDSSGQERVLMGRGLGFQLQPTDTIDPARVEKTFILEQGHDADHARQLLASVPYPIIEAVTGAVDQAERTLGRSLGRRLPLAVIDHVQYVLERMQQGIRIPTTAMPELRVLHPQEFAAAAHMARSISAALQNELPEEEAVFLTMHLLNATRDEPNGTAALLFRRVQHVVTTVESGLGVQLDPDSPDYARFILHVQFLLQRLVAQSMLRGSDTSFFEFAKLSYPRSYAIAADVKSYVSAATGSDLTDEELLYVIVHVERLANQVVDGSTA, encoded by the coding sequence ATGACGACGGACCGCAGTGTGGCGCGCACCCCGGCCCCTGCCCCGGGTGCGGTGGTGCACAAGGTGCTCAACAACAACGTCGTCATCTCCATCGACTCGTCCGGGCAGGAACGGGTATTGATGGGTCGCGGGCTCGGCTTCCAACTGCAGCCCACCGACACCATCGACCCCGCCAGGGTCGAGAAGACCTTCATCCTCGAGCAGGGCCATGACGCGGACCACGCCCGCCAGCTTCTGGCGTCCGTGCCCTACCCGATCATCGAGGCCGTGACCGGCGCCGTCGACCAAGCGGAACGCACACTGGGGCGCAGCCTCGGCCGCCGGCTGCCGCTCGCCGTCATCGACCACGTGCAATATGTCCTTGAGCGCATGCAACAGGGAATCCGGATTCCGACCACGGCGATGCCGGAATTACGGGTCTTGCATCCGCAGGAATTCGCGGCGGCTGCCCACATGGCACGGTCGATCAGTGCCGCTCTGCAGAACGAATTGCCCGAGGAAGAAGCTGTATTCCTCACGATGCATCTATTGAACGCCACCCGGGACGAACCCAACGGCACCGCGGCGCTGTTGTTCCGGCGGGTGCAACACGTCGTGACGACCGTCGAGAGCGGCCTCGGGGTTCAGCTGGACCCGGACAGCCCCGACTACGCCCGGTTCATCCTGCACGTGCAGTTTCTGCTGCAACGGCTCGTGGCCCAGTCGATGTTGCGTGGATCGGACACCTCGTTCTTCGAGTTCGCCAAGCTCAGCTACCCGCGTTCCTATGCCATCGCCGCCGACGTGAAGTCCTACGTCAGCGCCGCCACCGGCTCCGACCTCACCGACGAGGAACTGCTCTACGTGATAGTGCACGTGGAGCGGCTGGCGAATCAGGTGGTCGATGGCAGCACCGCCTGA
- a CDS encoding DUF2269 family protein, with the protein MDTVIEILHIVAAVFIIGPMAILPTTGLRALRAREAGQITLLAKSVNIFTLLSLVVALFGFGALGMSDRASFASTWIWLSIVLYALALAINLFLVVPALRASAEEVMANPAGTARVAGYPRIAAGSGIVTLLLVAVTVLMVWKP; encoded by the coding sequence ATGGACACTGTGATTGAGATTCTGCACATCGTTGCCGCCGTCTTCATCATCGGACCGATGGCCATCCTGCCGACGACCGGGCTGCGTGCCCTGCGCGCGCGGGAGGCCGGACAGATCACCCTGCTGGCGAAGTCGGTGAACATCTTCACGCTGCTGTCGCTGGTCGTGGCGCTGTTCGGTTTCGGCGCCCTGGGCATGAGCGACCGGGCGTCCTTCGCCTCGACCTGGATCTGGCTCTCGATCGTGCTGTACGCGCTCGCCCTGGCGATCAACCTGTTCCTGGTGGTTCCCGCGCTGCGCGCCTCGGCCGAGGAGGTGATGGCCAACCCGGCGGGCACCGCCCGGGTGGCCGGCTACCCGCGCATCGCCGCCGGGTCCGGCATCGTGACCCTGCTGCTGGTCGCCGTGACCGTGCTCATGGTCTGGAAGCCGTAG
- a CDS encoding beta-glucoside-specific PTS transporter subunit IIABC, whose amino-acid sequence MDYSTTAAAVLKGVGGEGNVSSLVHCATRLRFVVKDESKIDKAAVKASPGVIATAEAGGQYQVVIGNEVPEVFAEIAKISKLAGPAANVKATDGPKGNLLNRFIAMISAIFTPLLWALAGTGLLKAFLAAAVTFGWLDNTTTTYTILNALSDAFINFLPLALAITAAKYFKAEQFTSLAIAGAFVYPSIVALNGVPDITFFGIPVTMVSYVSSVIPIIVIVWLQSHAERVLYAKLPSAIRRFVTPMLLVLILVPLTFLVIGPLSNLISGGLAGGIGWIFTAVPWLGGAIMGGLWQVFVIFGLHWGFVPLMTAELQTGGLIYLVAPLFAAVLAQAAAVTGVWVRTKDKNLKSLAAPAALSGFLAGVTEPAIYGVNLPLKRPFVFGVIGGVLGGGLISAGGIAANAFVLPSGLAIPALLSQGSIVMLFLGLAVAIIVPFLLTVIVGFKDPVAETAAPVESRDLQVLSPLDGTAVPLTAVPDAVFAGGSLGKGVAVIPRIGALYAPFDAVVAAAFPTGHAIGLKHADGAEVLIHIGIDTVKLGGKHFTVKVEKGQQVAAGDLLVEFDIPAITAAGYDITTPIIVTNTKRYPAIGSATTGPVAHGDALFLAIAEEELAIA is encoded by the coding sequence ATGGATTACTCCACAACCGCTGCTGCGGTTCTCAAGGGCGTTGGCGGAGAGGGGAATGTCTCCTCCCTCGTGCACTGCGCCACCCGGCTGCGGTTCGTCGTGAAGGACGAGAGCAAGATCGACAAGGCAGCCGTGAAGGCCAGCCCCGGCGTCATCGCCACGGCGGAAGCCGGCGGCCAGTACCAGGTCGTCATCGGCAATGAGGTCCCCGAGGTCTTCGCCGAGATCGCCAAGATCTCCAAGCTCGCTGGTCCCGCCGCGAACGTGAAGGCGACGGACGGCCCCAAGGGGAACCTGCTCAACCGGTTCATCGCGATGATCTCCGCCATCTTCACCCCGCTGCTATGGGCCCTGGCCGGAACCGGCCTGCTCAAGGCGTTCCTCGCAGCGGCGGTCACCTTCGGCTGGCTCGACAACACGACCACCACGTACACGATCCTCAACGCCCTCTCGGATGCGTTCATCAACTTCCTGCCGCTCGCGCTCGCGATCACCGCGGCGAAGTACTTCAAGGCGGAACAGTTCACCTCGCTCGCTATCGCCGGCGCCTTCGTGTATCCGTCGATCGTGGCCCTGAACGGGGTGCCCGACATCACCTTCTTCGGCATCCCGGTCACCATGGTCAGCTACGTCTCGAGCGTCATCCCGATCATCGTCATCGTCTGGCTGCAGAGCCACGCCGAACGCGTGCTCTACGCCAAGCTGCCCTCGGCGATCCGACGCTTCGTCACGCCCATGCTCCTGGTGCTGATCCTCGTTCCCCTCACCTTCCTCGTCATCGGCCCGCTGTCCAACCTGATCAGCGGCGGCCTCGCCGGCGGCATCGGCTGGATCTTCACTGCCGTGCCCTGGCTCGGCGGGGCCATCATGGGCGGACTGTGGCAGGTCTTCGTGATCTTCGGCCTGCACTGGGGCTTCGTGCCGCTGATGACCGCTGAACTGCAGACCGGCGGCCTGATCTACCTCGTTGCCCCCCTGTTCGCTGCGGTTCTGGCACAGGCCGCCGCCGTCACCGGCGTGTGGGTGCGCACCAAGGACAAGAACCTCAAGTCCCTCGCCGCCCCGGCCGCGTTGTCCGGCTTCCTCGCCGGCGTGACCGAGCCGGCCATCTACGGCGTCAACCTGCCGTTGAAGCGCCCGTTCGTGTTCGGCGTCATCGGCGGTGTCCTCGGTGGTGGGCTGATCTCCGCCGGCGGCATCGCGGCCAACGCTTTCGTGCTGCCGTCCGGCCTGGCCATTCCCGCCCTGCTCAGCCAGGGCAGCATCGTGATGCTGTTCCTCGGCCTGGCCGTCGCGATCATCGTGCCGTTCCTGCTCACCGTCATCGTCGGCTTCAAGGACCCGGTCGCCGAGACCGCGGCCCCCGTGGAGAGTCGCGACCTACAGGTGCTGAGCCCCTTGGACGGCACCGCCGTTCCGCTCACCGCGGTTCCCGACGCCGTCTTCGCCGGCGGTTCGCTAGGCAAGGGCGTCGCCGTGATTCCCCGAATCGGTGCCCTGTACGCCCCGTTCGACGCCGTCGTGGCCGCCGCCTTCCCCACCGGCCACGCGATCGGCCTGAAGCACGCCGACGGCGCCGAGGTGCTCATCCACATCGGTATCGACACGGTCAAGCTCGGCGGCAAGCACTTCACGGTCAAGGTCGAGAAGGGCCAGCAGGTCGCGGCCGGCGACCTCCTGGTGGAGTTCGACATCCCGGCCATCACCGCGGCCGGATACGACATCACGACGCCCATCATCGTGACGAACACCAAGCGGTACCCCGCCATCGGCTCCGCGACGACGGGCCCGGTCGCCCACGGCGACGCGCTCTTCCTCGCGATCGCCGAAGAAGAACTGGCGATCGCCTAG
- a CDS encoding glycoside hydrolase family 65 protein, protein MTIDAAIQELTDPLDRSRFPLDEWALVETDFSGDDMGRTETLFAVGNGYLGLRGNVDEGRDGHVHGTFINGFHETWPIRHAEEAFGFARVGQTIVNAPDAKIIRIYVDDEPLVLTLAELLSYERRLDFADGILSRSLVWRTPSGKQVLIRSRRLVSFTERHLAVLEYEVTMLDSDASVVISSQTLNRQDGIGEYDRPKSGSANDWDPRRAETFTDRVLQPRFKRANNGRYILGFRCTNSGMTVATASDHSIDTINDFDESSQLGDDLAKHVYKVKAKMGNPIRITKLLSYHTSAGVPTHELADRCDRTLDRAKETGVAAIIQEQRDWLDAFWARTDVELPGQPALQQATRWNFFQLAQASMRADGQGVSAKGVSGSGYGGHYFWDTEIYVLPFLTYTSPNAARNALRFRHGLLDHARARATELNQLGALFPWRTINGLESSAYYAAGTAQYHIDADISYALSQYVAATGDEDFLAREAIDILVETARMWADLGFWRGNGNDVFHIHGVTGPDEYTTVVNDNLYTNIMARSNLRAAVKSVRRLYSVDRAAFDSMCARLKLDEAEVMEWSFAAEAMHIPFDRNLGIHPQDAQFLEKERWDLAATPPENRPLLLHYHPLVIYRFQVLKQADVVLALLLQGDQFTPEEKRADFDYYDPLTTGDSTLSDVVQSIIAAEVGYHELALKYFTSGLFVDLADLHHNAADGVHVASAGGVWSALVMGFGGLRDHSGRITLDPRLPEDWDELIFRVTLKGTRLRVAVSQTSVHLSIEEGTEARLTVRGLQVVVTAGTPETIPLSHQGARDPGAPTVALIEGNRRADGTVITSSIPTIAHITEQMPTLD, encoded by the coding sequence ATGACCATCGATGCCGCCATCCAGGAACTCACCGACCCGCTCGACCGCAGCCGGTTCCCGCTCGACGAGTGGGCTCTGGTGGAGACCGACTTCTCCGGCGACGACATGGGCCGCACCGAGACCCTCTTCGCCGTGGGCAACGGCTACCTCGGTCTCCGCGGCAACGTCGACGAGGGCCGCGACGGCCACGTGCACGGCACCTTCATCAACGGGTTCCACGAGACCTGGCCCATCCGGCACGCCGAAGAGGCGTTCGGCTTCGCCCGGGTCGGCCAGACCATCGTCAACGCCCCGGATGCGAAGATCATCCGCATCTACGTCGACGACGAACCGCTCGTGCTCACCCTCGCCGAGCTGCTCAGCTACGAGCGCCGACTGGACTTCGCCGACGGCATCCTGTCGCGGTCGCTGGTCTGGCGCACCCCGTCGGGCAAGCAGGTGCTCATCCGCTCGCGCCGCCTGGTCTCGTTCACCGAACGTCACCTTGCCGTGCTCGAGTACGAGGTGACCATGCTCGACTCCGACGCGTCGGTCGTCATCTCCAGCCAGACGCTCAACCGGCAGGACGGCATCGGCGAGTACGACCGGCCCAAGTCCGGGTCGGCCAACGACTGGGACCCCCGCCGCGCCGAGACCTTCACCGACCGGGTGCTGCAGCCGCGGTTCAAGCGCGCCAACAACGGCCGCTACATCCTCGGGTTCCGCTGCACCAATTCGGGCATGACGGTCGCCACGGCCTCCGACCACTCGATCGACACCATCAACGACTTCGACGAGTCCTCGCAGCTCGGTGACGACCTCGCCAAGCACGTGTACAAGGTCAAGGCCAAGATGGGCAACCCCATCCGCATCACCAAGCTGCTCAGCTACCACACCTCCGCCGGGGTGCCAACGCACGAGCTCGCCGACCGGTGCGACCGCACGCTCGACCGTGCCAAGGAGACCGGCGTCGCCGCGATCATCCAGGAACAGCGCGACTGGCTCGACGCGTTCTGGGCTCGCACGGATGTCGAACTGCCCGGCCAGCCGGCCCTGCAGCAGGCCACCCGGTGGAACTTCTTCCAGCTGGCCCAGGCGTCCATGCGCGCCGACGGCCAGGGCGTCTCGGCGAAGGGGGTGTCCGGCTCCGGCTACGGCGGCCACTACTTCTGGGACACCGAGATCTACGTGCTGCCGTTCCTCACCTACACGTCGCCGAACGCGGCCCGGAACGCCCTGCGGTTCCGGCACGGCCTGCTCGACCACGCCCGCGCCCGCGCCACCGAGCTCAACCAGCTCGGCGCCCTGTTCCCGTGGCGCACCATCAACGGCCTCGAGTCCAGCGCGTACTACGCGGCCGGGACGGCGCAGTACCACATCGACGCCGACATCTCCTATGCGCTCAGCCAGTACGTGGCGGCCACCGGCGACGAGGACTTCCTCGCCCGCGAGGCCATCGACATCCTGGTGGAGACCGCCAGGATGTGGGCCGACCTGGGTTTCTGGCGCGGCAACGGCAACGATGTCTTCCACATCCACGGCGTCACCGGACCCGACGAGTACACCACCGTCGTCAACGACAACCTGTACACGAACATCATGGCGCGCTCCAACCTGCGCGCCGCGGTGAAGAGCGTGCGCCGGCTGTACTCGGTCGACCGGGCGGCCTTCGACTCCATGTGCGCCCGGCTGAAGCTGGACGAGGCCGAGGTGATGGAGTGGTCCTTCGCCGCTGAGGCCATGCACATCCCCTTCGACCGCAACCTCGGCATCCACCCGCAGGACGCCCAGTTCCTGGAGAAGGAGCGTTGGGACCTCGCCGCCACGCCGCCGGAGAACCGGCCGCTGCTGCTGCACTACCACCCGCTGGTGATCTACCGCTTCCAGGTGCTCAAGCAGGCCGACGTGGTGCTGGCGTTGCTCCTGCAGGGTGACCAGTTCACCCCAGAGGAGAAACGGGCCGACTTCGACTACTACGACCCGCTGACCACGGGCGACTCCACGCTGTCGGATGTCGTGCAGTCGATCATCGCCGCCGAGGTGGGCTACCACGAGCTCGCGCTCAAGTACTTCACCTCCGGGCTGTTTGTGGACCTCGCCGACCTGCACCACAACGCGGCCGACGGCGTGCACGTCGCATCCGCCGGTGGCGTGTGGAGTGCGCTGGTGATGGGTTTCGGAGGGCTCCGCGACCACAGCGGGCGCATCACCCTCGACCCGCGCCTGCCCGAGGACTGGGACGAGCTGATCTTCCGGGTCACGCTCAAGGGCACCCGCCTGCGCGTCGCGGTCTCGCAGACCAGCGTGCACCTCAGCATCGAGGAGGGCACGGAGGCACGGCTCACCGTTCGCGGCCTGCAGGTCGTCGTCACGGCCGGCACGCCCGAGACGATCCCGCTGTCGCACCAGGGCGCACGCGACCCCGGTGCACCCACTGTGGCGCTCATCGAGGGCAACCGTCGCGCCGACGGCACCGTGATCACGTCGTCGATCCCCACGATCGCGCACATCACCGAGCAGATGCCCACGCTCGACTAG